One region of Miscanthus floridulus cultivar M001 chromosome 19, ASM1932011v1, whole genome shotgun sequence genomic DNA includes:
- the LOC136528055 gene encoding pectinesterase inhibitor 12-like — MQERRRSATMGGVTAATPLCYLAAAALLLLLGTAVAPCGAQVVVTIEEACRMATTGGASGVSYDHCVASLASDARSRDAADLHHLAALATRIAVEHAAATEAKIEDLGEVEESPHARARLHHCLDLYNAAADVLRDALDNLHARVYGKASQQLAAALGAAESCEDVWKGEEHVPVASHDREYGRMALVALGLTSGIA; from the coding sequence ATGCAAGAACGCCGCCGCAGCGCCACCATGGGGGGTGTCACCGCCGCGACGCCGCTCTGCTACCTGGCCGCCGCGGCCCTGCTGCTTCTGCTGGGCACGGCCGTGGCGCCGTGCGGCGCGCAGGTGGTGGTGACCATCGAGGAGGCGTGCCGGATGGCGACGACCGGCGGCGCGTCGGGCGTGAGCTACGACCACTGCGTGGCGTCGCTGGCGTCGGACGCACGGAGCCGCGACGCCGCGGACCTGCACCACCTGGCCGCGCTGGCGACGCGGATCGCCGTGGAGCACGCGGCGGCGACGGAGGCCAAGATCGAGGACCTGGGTGAGGTGGAGGAGTCTccccacgcgcgcgcgcgcctgcACCACTGCCTCGACCTCTACAACGCCGCCGCCGACGTCCTGCGCGACGCGCTCGACAACCTCCACGCCCGCGTCTACGGCAAGGCGTCCCAGCAGCTGGCCGCCGCGCTCGGCGCCGCCGAGAGCTGCGAGGACGTCTGGAAGGGCGAGGAGCATGTCCCCGTCGCCAGCCACGACAGGGAGTATGGCCGCATGGCGTTGGTCGCACTCGGCCTCACCAGCGGCATCGCGTGA
- the LOC136528053 gene encoding WAT1-related protein At3g30340-like, with protein MWSAGCMEQWAPTAAMVATNVVIAVMNALIKQALSQGMNRLVLITFRQMLATLFLGPIAYFKERNMRPKFTTEIFVYTFLSGILGPVLLQYTLFVGLDYTTATFAATFGNLLPVVTFLISLAFRFEALEVRSRSGSAKISGTLISLGGAMMLTFYKGSALTHTTTSLSPSSMAPSSSGSSGEHGTVRWVLGSVSMLANVVGFALWLLLQRKFTRKYPAVYSATAFMSLFSFVQAGALALSVQRSSLAVWALRGTVEIATVVYCGIVASGIGYLLLTYCVEKRGPVFTAAFSPLAQIFVAGIDLFILHEPLYLGSVLGSVLVILGLYLVLWGKKEEAAAEATAKPVQVAEVEQQEKV; from the exons ATGTGGAGTGCAGGATGCATGGAACAGTGGGCGCCGACGGCGGCAATGGTGGCCACCAACGTCGTGATCGCCGTCATGAACGCGCTGATCAAGCAGGCACTGAGCCAGGGCATGAACAGGCTGGTCCTCATCACTTTCCGGCAGATGCTGGCCACCCTGTTCCTTGGACCCATTGCCTACTTCAAGGAAAG GAACATGAGACCAAAGTTCACAACCGAAATCTTTGTCTACACGTTCCTCAGTGGAATTCTTGG GCCGGTGCTGCTTCAGTACACATTGTTTGTGGGATTGGATTACACGACAGCAACATTTGCTGCAACTTTCGGAAATTTGCTTCCAGTGGTTACTTTCCTCATATCACTTGCTTTCAG ATTTGAAGCACTGGAGGTGAGGAGCAGGTCAGGGAGCGCCAAGATCTCAGGGACACTCATCTCCCTCGGCGGCGCAATGATGCTCACCTTCTACAAGGGTTCAGCACTGACCCACACCACCACATCGCTGTCACCGTCATCCATGGCTCCATCCTCCTCCGGCAGCAGTGGCGAGCACGGCACGGTCCGGTGGGTGCTGGGCTCCGTCTCCATGCTCGCCAACGTCGTCGGCTTCGCGCTGTGGCTGCTCCTGCAGCGGAAGTTCACCCGGAAGTACCCGGCCGTGTACTCGGCTACGGCGTTCATGTCGCTCTTCAGCTTCGTCCAGGCTGGAGCGCTCGCCCTGTCGGTCCAGAGGAGCAGCCTTGCCGTGTGGGCTCTCAGGGGAACCGTAGAGATCGCCACGGTGGTCTACTGT GGTATAGTGGCATCTGGCATTGGGTACCTTTTGCTCACATACTGCGTGGAGAAGAGAGGCCCTGTGTTCACTGCTGCCTTCAGCCCGCTCGCTCAGATCTTCGTTGCCGGCATCGACCTCTTCATCCTCCATGAACCTCTCTACCTTGGAAG CGTGCTAGGATCTGTGCTGGTTATTCTCGGACTCTACCTTGTGCTGTGGGGCAAGAAAGAGGAAGCTGCTGCTGAGGCGACGGCGAAGCCAGTTCAGGTGGCCGAGGTAGAACAGCAAGAGAAAGTGTGA